A stretch of DNA from Roseovarius sp. W115:
TGCGGCAGCGGCACAGAATTTTCCAGACTACGAGGAAATCTATGTAAACGACTTTGCCGGTCTATTGTTTGACTCGGCAAAGAAGATTTCGAGAGAAAAACTTCGTACATTCACCCGAGATACCGGCATCGAATTTACCGTCGTCACAATTCGATCCATGTCGAACTATGGATATTCGGGCGAAATAGAGCCGTTCGCGACGGGATTATTTAACACCTGGGGCGTTGGGGACGCAGATCGCAACGATGGCGTGATGATGCTCGTCGCAAAAGATGATCGCAAAATGCGACTTGAGGTTGGATCGGGATATGGAACTTCAAAGAACGCCGCGATGCAGAGGATCATTGATGATGTGATGTTGCCCGAGTTTCGCTCCAACCGTTTTGGCGCAGGTATCGTGCAAGGCATTGATGCGGTCATTGAAGATTTAACTGCTGTACCACCCAGTTTGTCGGAGAGAGTCAGTGGTGCGTTCTATGCGGTCTTTGGGTTCATTGGTCAGGTTTTGAGCTTTCTGTTTTATCCGATTCTTGCTGGTTTAGTGGGATTCGCATTTTGGCTATACCGAAGATTTCTGCGCTATAGCCCTCGATTGTGCCCGGCGGATTCAACACGGATGGAGCTTTTGGCAGAGCATTGGGATGATGCACATTTGCGCAAAGGCCAACTCAAAGAAGAAGAGATCGACAGCGTTGACTACGACGTTTGGCGCTGTCCAAAATGCGAGAGACTCACGATAGAAGCCTATAAATCGTGGTTTTCCCAATATAGCGCTTGCCGAAGTTGCAACTACCGGACGTTGCAGGGCGAAACCGAAATTCTGGAGCATGCAACCACCAGCTCAACAGGCAAGAAAAAAGTCACCTACACTTGTTTGAACTGTGCCGACACTTATGCAGTGACCAAAATCATCCCCAAAAAGAGTGAAAGTTCATCCTCATCGAGTAGCAGCTCTTCTTCCTTTGGTGGGGGGTCCTCATCAGGTGGTGGTGCCAGCGGGAGCTGGTGATCTCACTCGGTTAGAGACTTGAGTTCATAAATGAGGTCCAAAGCCTCTTTCGGAGATAGTTCATCAGGCATGATATCCTTCATGCGCGTGTCAAGCTCCGATTGTTTTGACATGGGCGGCGCAGGGGACGGCGCAGACGAGAAAAGTGGCAGATCATCAATGATCATGTCACGCTTGCCGCCGCCTTCCCTTTCACCCTTTTCCAAAGTCTCGAGTATCTTGCGCGCGCGCTCAATCACAGAACCTGGTAAACCGGCCAGTTTCGCGACCTGAACTCCATAGCTTCGATCCGCGGCACCCTTACGTACTTCATGCAAAAACACGACGTCCCCCTCGTGTTCCTTGACTGCGACGGTCGCATTTTCAAGGCGATTCAATTTTGCTTTGAGATGCGTGAGTTCGTGGTAGTGCGTAGCAAAAAGCGTCCGGCATCGGTTGACTTCGTGAAGATGTTCGAGCGTCGCCCATGCGATGCTAAGCCCATCATATGTGGCCGTTCCGCGTCCAATTTCATCTAGGATGACCAAGGCGTTTTCATCGGCTTGATTGAGGATCGTTGCCGTTTCGATCATCTCAACCATGAAGGTTGAGCGCCCTCTGGCAAGGTCATCGGATGCACCGACGCGACTGAAGAGTTTACTCACCAGCCCGATATGTGCGGATGAGGCCGGAACAAAAGATCCGATTTGTGCAAGAACAGCAATAAGCGCGTTTTGTCTTAGAAACGTCGATTTACCGGCCATGTTTGGACCAGTCAGCAGCCAGATATCGTGCGCATTATCCAGAGTGCAGGAATTTGCAACAAAGACATTGCCGCCTTCACGGCGAATGGCATGTTCCACAACCGGGTGCCGGCCATCTTCAATGCTAAGGGTTCGGCCGTCGTCGATTTTCGGCCGACACCAGTTTTCGCTTTTTGCGATATCGGCAAAAGCGGTCGCCAAATCGAATTCGGCAAGTGCTCTTGCAGTCTCAGAGATTGTCGCTGCGTTCTTTAGAATTTCGCTTTTTAGGCATTGATAGAGACGCTTTTCGATTTCAATTGCCCTGCCCCCTGCATTGAGGATTCGCGTTTCCATTTCGCTCAGAGAAATTGTTGTGAAGCGGATTTGATTGGCAGTGGTTTGTCGGTGTTTGAAAGTCTCATTCAGTGGATCTGAAAGCATTTTGTCAGCATGCGTTGCAGTGACCTCAACAAAATATCCAAGAACATTGTTGTGTTTGATCTTCAGACTCTGAATGCCGGTCAGTTCGGCATATTCCGATTGCATTGCTGCGATGACACCTCTGCCTTCGTCGCGCAGTTGCCGTACTTCATCCAGTTCAGTTTCATATCCAGCAGAAATAAATCCACCGTCCCGCACCATCAGGGGTGGTTCGGAAACCAGTGCGTTTTGCAGCAGTTCTGCTAAGGATTCATGTCCTGTTAAGCGTGAACAAGCATCACTCAAAAGCGCGGGAAGATCATCTTCGTGTAGCCGAGTTGCAATATCGGCCGCTTGGGAGAGGCCATTTCGTATGGCGGCCAAATCCCTTGGACCTCCTCGGTCAAGACTCAATCTAGACATGGCGCGATCCAAGTCGGGCACTTTCCGCAGCAAGTCGCGCAAATCCGCAGCAATACGGTTGTTTTCAGTTATAAAACTGACAGCATCCAACCGGCGTTCTATCTTTGTGAGATCGCGGCTAGGGCTAGACAGCCTACGTTCCAAAAGACGTCCGCC
This window harbors:
- a CDS encoding TPM domain-containing protein, producing MYQFLKPLVLLLFLPIAAAAQNFPDYEEIYVNDFAGLLFDSAKKISREKLRTFTRDTGIEFTVVTIRSMSNYGYSGEIEPFATGLFNTWGVGDADRNDGVMMLVAKDDRKMRLEVGSGYGTSKNAAMQRIIDDVMLPEFRSNRFGAGIVQGIDAVIEDLTAVPPSLSERVSGAFYAVFGFIGQVLSFLFYPILAGLVGFAFWLYRRFLRYSPRLCPADSTRMELLAEHWDDAHLRKGQLKEEEIDSVDYDVWRCPKCERLTIEAYKSWFSQYSACRSCNYRTLQGETEILEHATTSSTGKKKVTYTCLNCADTYAVTKIIPKKSESSSSSSSSSSSFGGGSSSGGGASGSW
- the mutS gene encoding DNA mismatch repair protein MutS, encoding MMAQYLDLKAQFQNALLFYRMGDFYELFFQDAVAASEALDIALTKRGKHLGEDIPMCGVPVHSAEGYLLNLIRKGFRVAVCEQMEDPSEAKKRGSKAVVRRDVVRLVTPGTLTEETLLDARHHNFLAAFSEVRGECALAWSDISTGALHVVSLEEERLGPELARLGPSELILTDEYDPNLSELVSDFDISITPLARAAFDSTSAQKRLCDLFGVSTLDAFGQFNRAELSAMGALIEYVEMTQKGKLPLIRPPVQEVTAQVMQIDAATRRNLELTRAMSGGKSGSLLAVLDRTVTAGGGRLLERRLSSPSRDLTKIERRLDAVSFITENNRIAADLRDLLRKVPDLDRAMSRLSLDRGGPRDLAAIRNGLSQAADIATRLHEDDLPALLSDACSRLTGHESLAELLQNALVSEPPLMVRDGGFISAGYETELDEVRQLRDEGRGVIAAMQSEYAELTGIQSLKIKHNNVLGYFVEVTATHADKMLSDPLNETFKHRQTTANQIRFTTISLSEMETRILNAGGRAIEIEKRLYQCLKSEILKNAATISETARALAEFDLATAFADIAKSENWCRPKIDDGRTLSIEDGRHPVVEHAIRREGGNVFVANSCTLDNAHDIWLLTGPNMAGKSTFLRQNALIAVLAQIGSFVPASSAHIGLVSKLFSRVGASDDLARGRSTFMVEMIETATILNQADENALVILDEIGRGTATYDGLSIAWATLEHLHEVNRCRTLFATHYHELTHLKAKLNRLENATVAVKEHEGDVVFLHEVRKGAADRSYGVQVAKLAGLPGSVIERARKILETLEKGEREGGGKRDMIIDDLPLFSSAPSPAPPMSKQSELDTRMKDIMPDELSPKEALDLIYELKSLTE